From Streptomyces sp. NBC_00775, one genomic window encodes:
- a CDS encoding ArsR/SmtB family transcription factor has product MAAEVGGLKDPSAEVLAEAAAAFGLLASSARLHIVWALAQGESDVTGLAERVGGALPAVSQHLTKLKLAGLVRSRRAGRRQIYFVDDPDVVTVVRLMVGQLTDRAEPADAADPAGQGSARRIRGLGV; this is encoded by the coding sequence GTGGCGGCAGAGGTCGGCGGCTTGAAGGATCCGTCCGCCGAGGTGCTGGCGGAGGCGGCCGCGGCCTTCGGGCTGCTCGCGTCCTCGGCGCGGCTGCACATCGTCTGGGCGCTGGCGCAGGGCGAGAGCGATGTGACCGGGCTCGCGGAGCGGGTCGGCGGGGCGCTGCCCGCGGTGAGCCAGCATCTGACCAAGCTGAAACTCGCCGGTCTCGTGCGGTCCCGGCGCGCGGGCCGGAGACAGATCTACTTCGTCGACGACCCGGACGTGGTGACGGTCGTACGGCTCATGGTCGGCCAGCTGACGGATCGCGCCGAACCCGCCGACGCCGCCGACCCCGCCGGGCAGGGTTCGGCGCGTCGCATCCGTGGCCTCGGAGTCTGA
- the mgtA gene encoding magnesium-translocating P-type ATPase produces MASESETAATAVGRRRPSGSASPADEAHPDLTALTSLQVLRHLETGPRGLTEAQAEERLVRFGANTVPGRRTDMWPRLFVRGLRDPFTAVLLCLGLVSAAVAAWGTACVTLCLVLVSCALRASGEHRADRSMAGLRELVATTATVLRRADPDGIPRARDIPVGELVPGDVIRLGPGDLVPADVRLLRASGLTVRQAPLTGESTAVAKVAADVPDAANAPDSANPSDASNPKYSSYSSYSSYDGVFAQRQLCFQGSSVATGGGTAVVLATGARTRFASARVGSPSRREPSAFDRSVHGISWVLIRFMLLTPPLVLMANAALRGRGVETLPFAVAVAVGLTPEMLPVVVTTCLARGASALARTHKVIVKRLPALHDLGAVDVLCLDKTGTLTQDRPVVHRALDGAGRDAPDVLRWAAVNAWWTLQLAELPTPDALDEAILDAAAPEEEQDDGVAALPFDPVRRLATAVVRHPCRLGVHTLVVKGAVENVLERCVLEEAERVRLFALAAREADDGLRVLAVATAECPARMRDYTPADERGLTFRGFLTFRDALAPTAAEALKALVTRGITVKVLTGDHPGTAARACRDLGLEPGEAVAADRIDALSDAELAETVRRTTVFARCAPEHKARIAAVLRAGGHTVGFLGDGVNDLPALRAADVGIAPRAAVDVARESADVVLGEKDLTAIEHAVTAGRRSSVTIATYLRSTLSSNLGNVIAMLAAGLLLPFLPMLPAQVLAQNLCFDAAQLAFAYDRPHPDAPRRPTVLRPRAFLRFITGFGALNAVADLATFAVLALALNGPDTMDDATVFHSGWFTENLMTQALVMLLLRIGRRTAEDRTAAGRRLPGPVSWAAAALAGAGLLLPLSPLGPLLGMTALPVLFYVLLAAVLTLYAVALTAARRGAVRSG; encoded by the coding sequence GTGGCCTCGGAGTCTGAGACCGCCGCGACGGCGGTGGGGCGGCGGCGCCCGAGCGGGAGCGCGTCGCCCGCCGACGAGGCACATCCCGACCTCACCGCGCTGACCTCTCTCCAAGTGCTGCGGCATCTGGAGACCGGCCCTCGCGGACTGACCGAGGCGCAGGCGGAGGAGCGGCTGGTCCGCTTCGGCGCGAACACGGTTCCGGGCCGGCGTACGGATATGTGGCCGCGCCTGTTCGTGCGCGGCCTGCGCGACCCCTTCACCGCGGTGCTGCTGTGCCTCGGGCTGGTCTCGGCGGCTGTGGCGGCCTGGGGGACGGCGTGCGTGACCCTGTGCCTGGTCCTGGTCAGCTGTGCGCTGCGCGCGTCCGGGGAGCACCGGGCCGACCGGTCCATGGCCGGGCTGCGTGAGCTGGTCGCCACCACCGCGACCGTGCTGCGGCGCGCCGACCCGGACGGGATTCCGCGGGCCCGGGACATCCCGGTCGGCGAGCTGGTGCCGGGCGATGTGATCAGGCTCGGCCCCGGGGACCTGGTCCCGGCCGACGTACGGCTGCTGCGCGCGAGTGGGCTGACCGTGCGGCAGGCTCCGCTGACGGGTGAGTCGACGGCGGTCGCCAAGGTCGCGGCAGACGTTCCGGACGCCGCGAACGCCCCGGACTCAGCGAACCCCTCGGACGCCTCGAACCCCAAGTACTCGTCGTACTCGTCGTACTCGTCGTACGACGGAGTCTTCGCACAGAGGCAGCTCTGTTTCCAGGGCAGCAGCGTGGCGACCGGCGGCGGGACCGCGGTCGTGCTCGCGACGGGCGCACGTACAAGATTCGCGTCGGCCCGCGTCGGCTCGCCGTCACGCCGCGAGCCGAGCGCCTTCGACCGGTCCGTCCACGGCATCTCCTGGGTACTCATCCGGTTCATGCTGCTCACGCCGCCGTTGGTGCTGATGGCCAATGCCGCGCTGCGCGGGCGGGGCGTGGAGACCTTGCCGTTCGCCGTCGCGGTGGCGGTCGGGCTGACCCCCGAGATGCTGCCGGTCGTCGTCACCACGTGTCTGGCGCGTGGCGCGTCGGCGCTGGCCCGTACCCACAAGGTGATCGTCAAACGGCTGCCCGCGCTGCACGACCTCGGTGCGGTCGACGTGCTGTGCCTGGACAAGACCGGCACCCTCACCCAGGACCGGCCGGTCGTCCACCGTGCCCTGGACGGGGCGGGGCGGGACGCCCCCGATGTCCTGCGCTGGGCCGCCGTCAATGCCTGGTGGACCCTCCAGCTGGCCGAACTGCCCACGCCGGACGCCCTCGACGAGGCGATCCTGGACGCGGCCGCCCCGGAGGAGGAGCAGGACGACGGGGTGGCGGCGCTGCCCTTCGATCCGGTGCGCCGCCTCGCCACGGCCGTCGTGCGCCACCCGTGCCGACTCGGCGTCCACACCCTCGTGGTCAAGGGCGCCGTCGAGAACGTACTGGAGAGGTGCGTACTGGAAGAGGCCGAGCGGGTGCGGCTGTTCGCCCTCGCGGCACGCGAGGCCGACGACGGGCTGCGGGTGCTCGCGGTCGCCACCGCCGAATGCCCCGCCCGGATGCGCGACTACACACCCGCCGACGAACGCGGTCTGACCTTCCGCGGCTTCCTCACCTTCCGCGACGCGCTCGCCCCGACCGCTGCGGAGGCGCTGAAGGCCCTCGTCACACGCGGCATCACCGTCAAGGTTCTCACCGGCGACCACCCCGGCACGGCGGCCCGCGCCTGCCGCGACCTGGGCCTCGAACCCGGTGAGGCGGTGGCGGCCGACCGCATCGACGCCCTCAGCGACGCCGAACTGGCCGAAACCGTCCGCCGTACGACCGTCTTCGCCCGCTGCGCCCCGGAGCACAAGGCCCGGATCGCCGCCGTCCTGCGGGCAGGCGGGCACACCGTGGGCTTCCTCGGCGACGGCGTCAACGACCTGCCCGCGCTGCGCGCCGCCGACGTCGGGATCGCTCCGCGCGCCGCCGTCGACGTGGCCCGGGAGAGCGCCGACGTGGTCCTCGGCGAGAAGGACCTCACCGCGATCGAGCACGCGGTGACGGCGGGACGGCGCAGCAGCGTCACCATCGCCACGTATCTGCGCAGCACGCTGTCCTCGAACCTCGGCAACGTCATCGCGATGCTCGCCGCAGGCCTGCTGCTGCCCTTCCTGCCGATGCTCCCCGCGCAGGTCCTGGCGCAGAACCTGTGCTTCGACGCGGCACAGCTCGCCTTCGCGTACGACCGTCCGCACCCGGACGCGCCGCGCCGCCCCACCGTGCTGCGGCCGCGCGCCTTCCTGCGCTTCATCACCGGCTTCGGCGCGCTCAACGCCGTCGCCGACCTGGCCACCTTCGCGGTGCTCGCGCTCGCCCTGAACGGGCCGGACACCATGGACGACGCCACGGTGTTCCACTCCGGCTGGTTCACCGAGAACCTGATGACCCAGGCCCTGGTCATGCTGCTCCTGCGCATCGGCCGCCGTACCGCTGAGGACCGTACCGCCGCCGGCCGTCGCCTCCCGGGCCCGGTCAGCTGGGCCGCGGCCGCCCTCGCCGGCGCCGGTCTGCTGCTGCCCCTCTCCCCGCTGGGCCCCCTCCTCGGCATGACCGCGCTGCCGGTCCTCTTCTACGTGCTCCTCGCCGCGGTCCTCACCCTGTACGCCGTCGCGCTCACGGCCGCCCGGAGGGGAGCGGTCCGCTCGGGGTGA
- a CDS encoding response regulator, protein MHHSDPLEGRAVPDRPLRVVVADDQTLARTGFRMILMADGIDVVAEAADGAEAVAAVRRTRPDVVLMDIRMPELDGLEATRRVLDGAPDAPRVIILTTFDLDDLVYAALSAGASGFLLKDVTPEHLVSAVRMVRSGDALLAPAITRRLVERYARRGPEAAALHRDLAALTPRELEVLRLLAQGLSNTELAARLHLAETTVKTHVARILAKLGLRDRVQAVVTAYETGLVTPSGPLPSGRP, encoded by the coding sequence GTGCACCACAGCGATCCCCTCGAAGGCCGAGCAGTGCCGGACCGGCCGCTGCGCGTGGTGGTCGCCGACGACCAGACGCTGGCCCGTACCGGCTTCCGGATGATCCTCATGGCCGACGGCATCGACGTGGTCGCCGAGGCGGCCGACGGAGCCGAAGCCGTCGCCGCCGTCCGGCGCACCCGGCCCGATGTCGTCCTGATGGACATCCGGATGCCGGAGCTGGACGGCCTGGAGGCCACCCGCCGTGTCCTGGACGGCGCCCCCGACGCACCGCGCGTGATCATCCTGACCACCTTCGACCTCGACGACCTTGTCTACGCGGCGCTGTCCGCCGGGGCCAGCGGCTTCCTCCTCAAGGACGTCACGCCCGAACACCTGGTCTCCGCCGTCCGCATGGTCCGCTCCGGCGACGCGCTGCTGGCGCCGGCCATCACCCGCCGCCTGGTCGAGAGGTACGCCCGCCGCGGCCCCGAGGCCGCCGCGCTCCACCGCGACCTCGCCGCGCTGACCCCGCGCGAGCTCGAAGTCCTGCGCCTGCTCGCCCAGGGCCTGAGCAACACCGAGCTCGCGGCCCGTCTCCACCTCGCCGAGACGACCGTCAAGACCCACGTCGCCCGCATCCTCGCCAAACTCGGCCTCCGCGACCGCGTCCAGGCGGTCGTCACCGCCTACGAAACGGGTCTGGTCACCCCGAGCGGACCGCTCCCCTCCGGGCGGCCGTGA
- a CDS encoding sensor histidine kinase, which yields MPSRADLGENEPVKSASVAERLRDGAGVLRHPPWDEGAARPPEHPPYHPLREAVRLLRLQTGPLPRPTSRGIAFDITLTLVLGITMLYWAADRGADLLRDAPDGVAPLVPTATGSLIAALTLAVIASAPLVFRRRYPLAMLWIVTGAAALTPHDAQRIVFYPCVIAAYSAAAFGPYRVATLASLPVTAYTVGTVGESVGTLGESVSPTVPTQYVTLLILVPLVVTANGLRMWKLRADESRERMSALERERAEELRRAAERERARIARELHDVVTHNVSVMVIQAGAARKVMDIAPDQAREALLAVESGGRAAMAELRHAMGLLTTDADGPDPAATADLAPQPGLDQLDSLVGRVRGSGVPVELTVTGSPRALPSGVGLAAYRVVQEALTNTVKHAAGSTATVAVEYGDDRLRVDILDTGGTADASAATGNGRGLLGLRERLAVYGGTLHAGRRPTGGYRVTALIPLETE from the coding sequence ATGCCGTCGCGCGCGGACCTCGGCGAGAATGAGCCGGTGAAGAGCGCGTCGGTGGCGGAGCGACTGCGGGACGGGGCAGGGGTGTTGAGGCACCCGCCCTGGGACGAGGGCGCGGCCCGGCCGCCCGAGCACCCGCCGTACCACCCTCTGCGGGAAGCGGTACGGCTGTTGAGGCTCCAGACCGGCCCGCTGCCACGGCCCACCTCGCGCGGCATCGCCTTCGACATCACTCTGACGCTGGTCCTCGGTATCACCATGCTCTACTGGGCCGCGGACCGCGGGGCGGACCTGCTCCGCGACGCCCCTGACGGCGTTGCCCCACTGGTCCCGACAGCCACCGGCAGTCTCATCGCCGCACTGACCCTGGCGGTCATCGCCTCGGCCCCGCTGGTGTTCCGCCGCCGGTATCCGCTCGCGATGCTGTGGATCGTCACAGGCGCGGCCGCCCTGACGCCGCACGACGCGCAGCGGATCGTCTTCTACCCGTGTGTCATCGCCGCCTACAGCGCGGCGGCCTTCGGCCCCTACCGCGTGGCGACGCTGGCGAGTCTGCCGGTGACGGCGTACACGGTCGGCACCGTCGGGGAGTCGGTCGGCACCCTCGGGGAGTCGGTGTCGCCCACGGTCCCCACCCAGTACGTCACGCTGCTCATCCTGGTCCCGTTGGTGGTGACGGCGAACGGGCTGCGCATGTGGAAACTCCGGGCGGACGAGAGCCGGGAGCGGATGTCGGCCCTGGAACGCGAGCGGGCCGAGGAGCTGCGCCGGGCCGCCGAACGCGAACGCGCCCGTATCGCCCGCGAACTCCACGACGTCGTCACCCACAACGTCAGCGTGATGGTCATCCAGGCCGGCGCCGCCCGCAAGGTCATGGACATCGCGCCCGACCAGGCCCGCGAGGCGCTGCTCGCCGTGGAGTCCGGCGGCCGGGCGGCGATGGCCGAACTGCGGCACGCCATGGGCCTGTTGACGACGGACGCCGACGGCCCGGACCCAGCCGCCACCGCGGACCTCGCGCCCCAGCCGGGCCTGGACCAACTTGACTCCCTGGTCGGAAGAGTGCGCGGCTCCGGCGTACCCGTCGAGCTGACGGTCACCGGGTCACCCCGTGCCCTGCCGTCCGGGGTCGGCCTGGCGGCGTACCGGGTGGTGCAGGAGGCGCTGACCAACACCGTGAAGCACGCGGCCGGTTCGACGGCGACGGTGGCCGTGGAGTACGGCGACGACCGGCTGCGGGTCGACATCCTGGACACCGGAGGCACCGCGGACGCCTCCGCGGCCACCGGAAACGGCCGTGGCCTGCTCGGCCTGCGCGAGCGGCTCGCCGTCTACGGCGGCACCCTGCACGCGGGACGGCGTCCCACCGGCGGCTACCGCGTGACCGCGCTGATCCCCCTGGAGACGGAGTGA
- a CDS encoding ABC transporter ATP-binding protein — MTTPVIELRDVSRAYDDGPPALHDASLTVRTGEAVAILGPSGSGKSTLLNLIAGLDRPDAGTVTVDGVRVDGLGEAAAARYRRAKIGMVFQFFNLLDDLTVADNVVLPAQLAGMERKEAHRRAAELLETLGIDRHARACPGRLSGGERQRVAVARALMNRPPLLLADEPTGALDTASGEDVSELFTELNADGQTLVVVTHDLALARSCTTRTIQLVDGRITEDVRPEVVR, encoded by the coding sequence ATGACCACGCCGGTGATCGAACTGCGCGACGTGAGTCGCGCCTACGACGACGGGCCGCCCGCGCTGCACGACGCGTCGCTGACCGTCCGGACCGGTGAGGCCGTCGCGATCCTCGGGCCGTCCGGCAGCGGCAAGTCCACGCTGCTCAACCTGATCGCGGGCCTGGACCGGCCGGACGCCGGAACGGTCACCGTGGACGGCGTACGCGTCGACGGGCTGGGCGAGGCCGCGGCGGCGCGCTACCGGCGGGCCAAGATCGGCATGGTGTTCCAGTTCTTCAACCTGCTCGACGACCTGACCGTCGCCGACAACGTCGTCCTGCCGGCCCAACTGGCGGGCATGGAACGCAAAGAGGCACACCGGCGCGCGGCGGAACTGCTCGAAACGCTCGGTATCGACCGGCACGCCCGCGCCTGCCCGGGCCGTCTGTCCGGCGGCGAGCGCCAACGCGTCGCGGTGGCAAGGGCCCTGATGAACCGTCCACCCCTGCTGCTGGCCGACGAGCCGACCGGCGCGCTGGACACGGCCTCCGGGGAGGACGTGAGCGAACTGTTCACCGAGCTCAACGCCGACGGCCAGACTCTTGTCGTGGTCACCCACGACCTCGCCCTGGCCCGGTCGTGCACCACCCGCACGATCCAGCTCGTCGACGGCCGGATCACCGAGGACGTCCGGCCGGAGGTGGTCCGATGA
- a CDS encoding ABC transporter permease has product MTALGRVVRSGVGRRRVQSLVIGLTMMMAVTASVLGGSLLVASSAPFDHAFGHEHGAHLSVQFDASRATAAQLSASADAARVAEASGPFRTATVTPHTDEGIDGVPMTVVGRSGPGAGVDQVALTEGRWAGRPGEIVISDGSQPFPSMGRRLTFPGLPGSPTLKVVGLARSASRTGDAWVVPSQIAALTPKGRAGGYEMLYRLTTADTAAQVAAGRRAVTAAVPAGSVTGAQSWLTVKKAADRETALFVPFLLAFGILGLVMSVLIVGNVVAGTVGAGLRRIGILKAVGFTPPQVVRAYVGQALIPAAIGTALGVVAGHLAAVPVLSETANAYSTGGSAVEPWVDAAVIAGALGLVTVTAWAAAWRVGRLRTVDALAVGRTPSAGRGRWAAGLGARLPVSRPVGLGLARPFARPARASVMCATVVFGAVAVTFAVGLASSLGEVMTAREHNAADVTIGVSGPQGPVRPATERQVTADPAAIVAAINSQPGTGKYYGIATTQATVSGAAGSLSVFAFTGDASWGGYEMVSGRWFATSGEAVVPTPFLTATGTKVGDTVVLNDHGSAVTVRIVGEVLDTHNQGMEVFTERATLTAAEPGLRVESHHIAVKAGTDVPAYIHKLNAQLRPLGVTAEARRTADGSGTVAILDALTAMLTLMLVSVAGLGVLNGVVLDTRERVRDLGIHKALGMTPRQTVVMVVTSVVVTGLVGGALGVPLGVALHGWVMPAMGHSAGLNLPDSVIAVYRTPELVLLALGGLFIAVLGALLPAGWAARTRTATALRTE; this is encoded by the coding sequence ATGACCGCGCTGGGCCGCGTCGTGCGCTCGGGTGTCGGACGCCGTCGGGTGCAGTCACTCGTGATCGGGCTGACCATGATGATGGCGGTGACCGCCTCTGTCCTCGGCGGTTCCCTTCTGGTGGCCTCCAGCGCGCCCTTCGACCACGCCTTCGGCCACGAGCACGGCGCGCATCTGTCCGTGCAGTTCGACGCGAGCCGGGCCACGGCCGCGCAGCTGTCCGCCTCGGCGGATGCGGCGCGGGTCGCCGAGGCGTCCGGCCCGTTCCGTACGGCGACGGTCACGCCGCACACCGACGAGGGCATCGACGGGGTGCCGATGACGGTCGTCGGCCGGAGCGGTCCGGGCGCCGGAGTCGACCAGGTCGCGCTGACCGAGGGACGGTGGGCCGGGCGCCCCGGCGAGATCGTGATCTCGGACGGTTCCCAGCCCTTCCCGAGCATGGGCCGGCGCCTCACGTTCCCCGGTCTTCCTGGAAGCCCGACCCTGAAGGTGGTCGGGCTGGCCCGGTCGGCCAGCCGGACCGGCGACGCGTGGGTGGTCCCCTCCCAGATCGCCGCGCTGACGCCGAAGGGCCGGGCCGGCGGCTACGAGATGCTGTACCGCCTCACCACGGCGGACACCGCCGCGCAGGTCGCCGCGGGCCGCCGCGCGGTGACCGCCGCCGTCCCCGCCGGGTCGGTGACCGGGGCGCAGTCCTGGCTGACCGTAAAGAAGGCGGCCGACCGCGAGACCGCGCTGTTCGTCCCGTTCCTCCTCGCCTTCGGCATCCTGGGCCTGGTCATGTCGGTGCTCATCGTCGGCAACGTGGTCGCCGGGACGGTCGGTGCGGGGCTGCGGCGCATCGGCATCCTCAAGGCCGTCGGATTCACCCCGCCCCAGGTCGTACGGGCCTACGTGGGCCAAGCCCTGATCCCGGCCGCGATCGGCACCGCGCTCGGTGTCGTCGCGGGCCACCTCGCCGCCGTTCCGGTGCTGTCCGAGACCGCGAACGCCTACAGCACGGGCGGATCGGCCGTCGAGCCCTGGGTCGACGCCGCCGTGATCGCGGGGGCGCTGGGACTTGTGACGGTCACGGCGTGGGCGGCCGCGTGGCGGGTGGGGCGGCTGCGCACGGTGGACGCCCTCGCCGTCGGCCGTACGCCGTCTGCCGGGCGGGGTCGATGGGCGGCCGGGCTGGGTGCCCGGTTGCCGGTGTCGAGGCCGGTCGGCCTCGGGCTGGCCCGTCCCTTCGCCCGGCCCGCCCGGGCATCCGTCATGTGCGCGACCGTCGTGTTCGGCGCCGTGGCCGTCACCTTCGCCGTCGGTCTGGCCTCGTCGCTCGGCGAGGTGATGACCGCACGGGAGCACAACGCCGCCGACGTCACCATCGGCGTCTCGGGACCGCAGGGCCCCGTTCGCCCAGCCACCGAGAGACAGGTCACGGCCGACCCTGCCGCGATCGTCGCGGCCATCAACTCCCAGCCGGGGACCGGGAAGTACTACGGCATCGCCACGACACAGGCCACCGTCTCCGGAGCGGCCGGTTCCCTCAGCGTCTTCGCGTTCACCGGCGACGCGTCCTGGGGTGGCTACGAGATGGTCTCGGGGCGCTGGTTCGCGACGTCCGGCGAGGCCGTGGTCCCGACGCCCTTCTTGACCGCGACGGGCACCAAGGTCGGGGACACCGTCGTCCTGAACGACCACGGCAGCGCGGTCACCGTCCGGATCGTCGGCGAGGTCCTCGACACGCACAACCAGGGCATGGAGGTCTTCACCGAGCGGGCGACACTCACGGCCGCGGAACCGGGCCTGCGGGTCGAGAGCCACCACATCGCGGTGAAGGCGGGCACGGACGTACCGGCGTACATCCACAAGCTCAACGCCCAGCTGCGGCCCCTGGGAGTCACCGCCGAGGCCCGCAGGACAGCCGACGGGAGCGGCACGGTCGCCATTCTCGACGCGCTGACGGCGATGCTCACGCTGATGCTCGTCTCCGTCGCCGGCCTGGGCGTGCTCAACGGCGTCGTCCTCGACACCCGCGAACGGGTCCGCGACCTCGGAATCCACAAGGCCCTCGGGATGACCCCGCGACAGACCGTCGTCATGGTCGTGACCTCGGTCGTCGTGACCGGGCTCGTCGGTGGCGCCCTCGGCGTGCCGCTCGGCGTGGCCCTGCACGGCTGGGTGATGCCCGCCATGGGGCACAGCGCCGGGCTGAACCTGCCCGACTCCGTCATCGCCGTCTACCGCACGCCCGAACTGGTCCTGCTCGCGCTCGGCGGGCTGTTCATCGCCGTTCTGGGCGCGCTGCTGCCGGCGGGCTGGGCGGCCCGGACCCGCACGGCCACCGCCTTGCGCACCGAATAG